From Chromatiales bacterium, a single genomic window includes:
- the thiS gene encoding sulfur carrier protein ThiS — translation MRIYVNDEPHEVPGDLTAAGLIERLELAGRRLALEVNEEIVPRSRLDSHRLNAGDRVEIVHAIGGG, via the coding sequence ATCCGCATCTACGTCAACGACGAGCCGCACGAGGTGCCGGGCGACCTGACCGCCGCCGGTCTGATCGAGCGGCTGGAGTTGGCCGGCCGCCGGCTCGCGCTGGAGGTCAACGAGGAGATCGTGCCGCGCAGCCGGCTGGACTCGCATCGCCTGAACGCCGGCGACCGCGTGGAGATCGTCCATGCCATCGGCGGCGGCTGA